A window from Onychostoma macrolepis isolate SWU-2019 chromosome 07, ASM1243209v1, whole genome shotgun sequence encodes these proteins:
- the her8a gene encoding hairy-related 8a codes for MTASNIGNGPEKNFNAKEERKLRKPLIEKRRRERINSSLEQLKGIMVDAYNLDQSKLEKADVLEITVQHMENLQRGSGGSLSPGTGFESRQRYSSGYIQCMHEVHNLLLSCPGMDKTLGARLLNHLLKSLPHISTEASGTTSVGTPGPLPLSPTQSPLNLPSLHPHPLHLHTPPTPSPPSSPTQSSPPRSPSPQSPARSALPPFFPGADPSMWRPW; via the exons ATGACGGCCTCTAATATCGGCAACGGTCCGGAGAAGAATTTCAACGCAAAAGAAGAGCGGAAG CTGCGGAAACCCTTGATAGAGAAGAGACGCAGAGAGAGGATAAACTCAAGCCTTGAGCAGCTAAAGGGTATTATGGTGGATGCCTACAATTTGGAT CAATCTAAATTGGAGAAGGCAGATGTTCTTGAGATAACAGTTCAGCACATGGAGAACCTTCAAAGAGGTTCAG GTGGTAGCCTCAGTCCAGGCACTGGGTTTGAGTCTCGACAAAGATACAGTAGCGGCTATATTCAGTGCATGCATGAGGTACACAACCTGCTCCTGAGCTGCCCTGGGATGGACAAGACCCTGGGTGCTCGTCTGCTAAACCACTTGCTGAAATCTCTTCCCCATATCAGCACTGAGGCCAGCGGCACAACTTCTGTTGGCACCCCCGGCCCTCTACCTCTATCCCCTACCCAATCCCCTCTAAACCTGCCCTCCTTACATCCCCATCCTCTCCACCTGCACACCCCTCCAACTCCTTCCCCACCCTCCAGCCCCACTCAGTCCTCTCCCCCCAGGTCTCCTTCCCCTCAGTCTCCAGCACGATCGGCCCTTCCCCCTTTCTTTCCAGGAGCTGATCCCTCTATGTGGAGACCCTGGTGA
- the tm4sf21b gene encoding transmembrane 4 L6 family member 5: protein MCTGKCSKFIGICLYPLALLSIICNIFLFFPDFKTIYSQEAAEGLYRLTDEIKFMGGVVGGGVLVLIPAIHIHSTGRQGCCANRCGMFLSIIFAAVGVAGALYSGTIAVVGLIRGPVCRVEGGAWSRPFLNSTESYLGDSDLWDICKEPENIVEFNIGLFSALLVAACLELLLCGFQVLNGLFGCICGTCSHKEVA, encoded by the exons aTGTGTACAGGAAAGTGCTCCAAGTTTATTGGCATCTGCCTTTATCCGCTGGCACTGCTGTCCATCATCTGCAACATTTTTCTGTTCTTCCctgattttaaaaccatttattCCCAGGAGGCAGCAGAGGGACTCTACCGTCTTACAGATGAGATCAAATTCATGGGAGGCGTTGTTGGAGGAGGCGTCTTG GTGTTGATCCCTGCGATCCACATTCATAGCACTGGGAGACAAGGCTGTTGTGCAAACCGCTGTGGG ATGTTCCTGTCCATTATCTTCGCTGCAGTTGGTGTGGCTGGTGCCCTGTACAGTGGCACTATAGCTGTGGTTGGACTGATTCGTGGACCAGTTTGCAGAGTTGAAGGTGGTGCATGGAGCAGACCATTCCTAAACAG CACTGAAAGCTATTTGGGAGATTCTGACCTTTGGGACATTTGCAAAGAACCAGAAAATATTGTGGAGTTCAATATTGGCCTGTTTTCTGCTCTGCTGGTGGCTGCTTGTTTAGAACTGCTGCTCTGTGGATTCCAGGTGCTCAACGGCCTCTTTGGCTGCATCTGTGGTACATGCAGTCACAAAGAG GTGGCATAA
- the LOC131544470 gene encoding uncharacterized protein LOC131544470 isoform X2, with protein MWQCKGCSVAVSSRLALLNHYRVKHPHFGRTSQYPCTYSECPCTFKTWNALVVHHSRVHSTQANQKLKELSVFSCHLCSCKNLPNEREYFVHIHLHLKKNENVSCMFAGCGFHTCIYGTFKAHKSRKHTPHTLADFKPGIVKTTTVASLSLDHSLLDGLDECIEEDSGTSLDWNNEDKALSSDIEQQLAAALLKLEYLVHVPGTAIDEFLQEVYHLLSSASVPVSRGFVTDILKSHNLQIDDSVVEEIVTVICSSNPVPKAIEKGGPLATSYQRKQYYKEKFSVVEPVTYILDHKTKRSFQYVPLLKSIQQILNRKVILDKVIENHRGKEDINFDPSYEYRSPKDGWHFKKNCFLNDDELRILLCLYIDDFETCNPLGTSRKKHKLCGVYWILANLPPGSHSTLSSINLAVLCKSDDVKTYGYDTVLEPLLNDLKTLEDHGVYVPLLGSSLKGTVHSVVADNLGAHSIAGFTESFSGDYICRFCTAKSCDIRSHCVASGFFSPRTKEVHADHVKIAYENSKQCFGVKRECVFTKNLNHFHVATGFPPDIAHDLFEGIVPVELAYCLALLISKKLFALDDLNKAILSFPYKWSDKTNKPHIVPKSFLARKTIGGNAHENWSLLMLLPFLIGQYVPENEPAWLVLMHLKDIVELVVAPVHNDESISYLESKIVEHRQRYLELFPDVRLLPKHHYLEHYPQMLRYFGPLTAVWTMRFEAKHGFFKKIMKHTSCFKNVPLTLASKHQLMIAFHINSPSYGKSSLDVPNVSTVPVDVLKEEVARAIRSKYPNACEVYLAKNASISGITYSKGMVVAHGSAGGLAEFAEIIQICIINENLFFIVKVLSGWYNEHYRAFELNVSPSREVKLLALSELADTYPLADYMVGSNRMVTLKRHILIKD; from the exons ATGTGGCAGTGCAAAGGGTGCTCAGTAGCAGTTTCCAGTAGATTGGCACTACTAAACCATTATCGAGTCAAGCATCCTCATTTTGGACGTACAAGCCAGTATCCATGTACGTATTCAGAATGCCCGTGCACATTTAAGACATGGAATGCTTTAGTAGTACATCACAGCAGAGTGCACTCTACACAAGCTAATCAGAAACTAAAAGAATTATCTGTTTTTAGCTGCCACTTATGTTCATGTAAAAACTTGCCAAATGAAAGGGAGTACTTTGTTCATATCCATTTGCATctgaagaaaaatgaaaatgttagtTGTATGTTTGCTGGTTGTGGTTTTCACACTTGTATATATGGAACCTTTAAAGCTCACAAGAGTCGGAAACATACACCACACACTCTAGCTGATTTTAAACCAGGAATAGTGAAAACAACTACAGTAGCATCTCTGTCATTAGATCATTCACTTCttgatggtctggatgagtGTATAGAGGAGGACTCTGGTACATCCCTGGATTGGAATAATGAGGACAAGGCACTCTCAAGTGATATTGAGCAGCAGCTTGCAGCAGCCTTACTGAAGTTAGAATATTTGGTTCATGTGCCAGGCACAGCTATTGATGAATTCTTACAGGAAGTTTACCACTTGCTAAGCTCTGCATCAGTCCCAGTATCTAGAGGTTTTGTAACCGACATCTTAAAGAGCCACAACCTCCAAATTGACGATTCTGTAGTTGAAGAAATCGTTACTGTAATTTGTTCTTCTAACCCTGTTCCCAAAGCTATTGAAAAAGGTGGCCCTCTTGCCACTTCGTATCAACGCAAACaatattacaaagaaaaattTAGTGTTGTGGAACCAGTTACCTACATACTTGATCATAAAACCAAACGGTCCTTTCAATATGTCCCGCTGTTAAAATCAATACAGCAAATTTTGAATAGAAAAGTCATTCTTGACAAGGTAATTGAAAATCATAGAGGAAAGGAAGACATTAATTTTGACCCATCTTATGAATACAGGTCCCCTAAAGATGGTTGGCATTTTAAGAAGAACTGCTTCTTGAATGATGATGAGTTACGAATCTTACTTTGTCTGTACATTGATGATTTTGAGACTTGCAATCCCTTAGGCACTTCTAGGAAAAAACACAAACTTTGTGGTGTTTATTGGATATTAGCAAACCTTCCACCAGGCTCTCACTCAACTTTATCATCTATTAATCTTGCCGTGCTTTGCAAAAGTGATGATGTAAAAACATATGGTTATGACACAGTTTTGGAACCTCTTCTGAATGATCTTAAAACTCTGGAGGACCATGGTGTGTATGTCCCTTTGCTAGGTTCATCTCTTAAAGGTACAGTGCACAGTGTTGTGGCAGATAATTTAGGAGCGCACAGTATTGCTGGCTTCACTGAGAGCTTTTCTGGTGATTACATATGTCGGTTTTGCACAGCAAAAAGTTGTGATATTAGGTCTCACTGTGTTGCATCTGGTTTTTTTAGCCCAAGAACTAAAGAGGTCCACGCAGACCATGTTAAAATAGCTTATGAGAACAGCAAACAGTGTTTTGGAGTTAAACGAGAGTGTGTTTTTACCAAAAATCTAAATCATTTTCACGTTGCCACTGGCTTTCCCCCTGACATTGCTCACGATTTATTTGAGGGCATTGTGCCAGTTGAACTGGCTTACTGCTTGGCATTATTGATATCAAAGAAATTGTTTGCACTCGATGACCTAAATAAAGCTATATTGTCATTCCCCTATAAATGGTCAGACAAGACAAATAAGCCACACATTGTACCAAAGAGTTTCTTAGCTCGGAAGACCATTGGAGGCAATGCCCATGAGAATTGGAGCTTGCTGATGTTGCTCCCATTTCTGATTGGACAATATGTGCCAGAAAATGAACCAGCATGGCTTGtattgatgcatttaaaagataTTGTTGAGCTAGTGGTTGCTCCTGTGCATAATGATGAATCCATCTCATACCTTGAAAGTAAAATAGTTGAACACAGACAGAGGTACCTAGAACTGTTCCCTGATGTCAGACTTCTACCAAAGCACCACTATCTTGAACATTACCCTCAGATGTTGAGGTATTTTGGCCCTCTAACGGCTGTCTGGACAATGCGATTCGAAGCCAAGCATGGTTTCTTTAAGAAGATTATGAAACACACTAGTTGCTTTAAGAATGTACCTTTGACTTTGGCTTCGAAACATCAGCTGATGATCGCTTTCCACATCAACTCACCATCCTATGGTAAATCTAGCCTAGATGTACCTAATGTGTCCACAGTCCCAGTTGATGTACTGAAAGAGGAAGTGGCTCGGGCTATTAGGTCTAAATACCCAAACGCATGTGAAGTGTATCTTGCAAAGAATGCATCAATTAGTGGCATAACTTACAGCAAAGGTATGGTAGTTGCTCATGGATCAGCAGGTGGCTTAGCGGAGTTTGCTGAAATTATTCAGATTTGTATCATCAATGAGAACTTGTTCTTCATTGTGAAAGTGCTGTCAGGGTGGTACAATGAACACTATAGAGCCTTTGAGCTGAACGTGTCACCTTCAAGAGAAGTCAAGCTTTTGGCACTCAGTGAACTCGCTGACACCTATCCATTGGCTGATTACATGGTTGGATCAAACCGGATGGTGACCCTGAAAAGGCATATCCTTATAAAAG ATTGA
- the LOC131544470 gene encoding uncharacterized protein LOC131544470 isoform X1, which produces MWQCKGCSVAVSSRLALLNHYRVKHPHFGRTSQYPCTYSECPCTFKTWNALVVHHSRVHSTQANQKLKELSVFSCHLCSCKNLPNEREYFVHIHLHLKKNENVSCMFAGCGFHTCIYGTFKAHKSRKHTPHTLADFKPGIVKTTTVASLSLDHSLLDGLDECIEEDSGTSLDWNNEDKALSSDIEQQLAAALLKLEYLVHVPGTAIDEFLQEVYHLLSSASVPVSRGFVTDILKSHNLQIDDSVVEEIVTVICSSNPVPKAIEKGGPLATSYQRKQYYKEKFSVVEPVTYILDHKTKRSFQYVPLLKSIQQILNRKVILDKVIENHRGKEDINFDPSYEYRSPKDGWHFKKNCFLNDDELRILLCLYIDDFETCNPLGTSRKKHKLCGVYWILANLPPGSHSTLSSINLAVLCKSDDVKTYGYDTVLEPLLNDLKTLEDHGVYVPLLGSSLKGTVHSVVADNLGAHSIAGFTESFSGDYICRFCTAKSCDIRSHCVASGFFSPRTKEVHADHVKIAYENSKQCFGVKRECVFTKNLNHFHVATGFPPDIAHDLFEGIVPVELAYCLALLISKKLFALDDLNKAILSFPYKWSDKTNKPHIVPKSFLARKTIGGNAHENWSLLMLLPFLIGQYVPENEPAWLVLMHLKDIVELVVAPVHNDESISYLESKIVEHRQRYLELFPDVRLLPKHHYLEHYPQMLRYFGPLTAVWTMRFEAKHGFFKKIMKHTSCFKNVPLTLASKHQLMIAFHINSPSYGKSSLDVPNVSTVPVDVLKEEVARAIRSKYPNACEVYLAKNASISGITYSKGMVVAHGSAGGLAEFAEIIQICIINENLFFIVKVLSGWYNEHYRAFELNVSPSREVKLLALSELADTYPLADYMVGSNRMVTLKRHILIKGWLTEWQLIYFYFYTSMQYFGEVWP; this is translated from the coding sequence ATGTGGCAGTGCAAAGGGTGCTCAGTAGCAGTTTCCAGTAGATTGGCACTACTAAACCATTATCGAGTCAAGCATCCTCATTTTGGACGTACAAGCCAGTATCCATGTACGTATTCAGAATGCCCGTGCACATTTAAGACATGGAATGCTTTAGTAGTACATCACAGCAGAGTGCACTCTACACAAGCTAATCAGAAACTAAAAGAATTATCTGTTTTTAGCTGCCACTTATGTTCATGTAAAAACTTGCCAAATGAAAGGGAGTACTTTGTTCATATCCATTTGCATctgaagaaaaatgaaaatgttagtTGTATGTTTGCTGGTTGTGGTTTTCACACTTGTATATATGGAACCTTTAAAGCTCACAAGAGTCGGAAACATACACCACACACTCTAGCTGATTTTAAACCAGGAATAGTGAAAACAACTACAGTAGCATCTCTGTCATTAGATCATTCACTTCttgatggtctggatgagtGTATAGAGGAGGACTCTGGTACATCCCTGGATTGGAATAATGAGGACAAGGCACTCTCAAGTGATATTGAGCAGCAGCTTGCAGCAGCCTTACTGAAGTTAGAATATTTGGTTCATGTGCCAGGCACAGCTATTGATGAATTCTTACAGGAAGTTTACCACTTGCTAAGCTCTGCATCAGTCCCAGTATCTAGAGGTTTTGTAACCGACATCTTAAAGAGCCACAACCTCCAAATTGACGATTCTGTAGTTGAAGAAATCGTTACTGTAATTTGTTCTTCTAACCCTGTTCCCAAAGCTATTGAAAAAGGTGGCCCTCTTGCCACTTCGTATCAACGCAAACaatattacaaagaaaaattTAGTGTTGTGGAACCAGTTACCTACATACTTGATCATAAAACCAAACGGTCCTTTCAATATGTCCCGCTGTTAAAATCAATACAGCAAATTTTGAATAGAAAAGTCATTCTTGACAAGGTAATTGAAAATCATAGAGGAAAGGAAGACATTAATTTTGACCCATCTTATGAATACAGGTCCCCTAAAGATGGTTGGCATTTTAAGAAGAACTGCTTCTTGAATGATGATGAGTTACGAATCTTACTTTGTCTGTACATTGATGATTTTGAGACTTGCAATCCCTTAGGCACTTCTAGGAAAAAACACAAACTTTGTGGTGTTTATTGGATATTAGCAAACCTTCCACCAGGCTCTCACTCAACTTTATCATCTATTAATCTTGCCGTGCTTTGCAAAAGTGATGATGTAAAAACATATGGTTATGACACAGTTTTGGAACCTCTTCTGAATGATCTTAAAACTCTGGAGGACCATGGTGTGTATGTCCCTTTGCTAGGTTCATCTCTTAAAGGTACAGTGCACAGTGTTGTGGCAGATAATTTAGGAGCGCACAGTATTGCTGGCTTCACTGAGAGCTTTTCTGGTGATTACATATGTCGGTTTTGCACAGCAAAAAGTTGTGATATTAGGTCTCACTGTGTTGCATCTGGTTTTTTTAGCCCAAGAACTAAAGAGGTCCACGCAGACCATGTTAAAATAGCTTATGAGAACAGCAAACAGTGTTTTGGAGTTAAACGAGAGTGTGTTTTTACCAAAAATCTAAATCATTTTCACGTTGCCACTGGCTTTCCCCCTGACATTGCTCACGATTTATTTGAGGGCATTGTGCCAGTTGAACTGGCTTACTGCTTGGCATTATTGATATCAAAGAAATTGTTTGCACTCGATGACCTAAATAAAGCTATATTGTCATTCCCCTATAAATGGTCAGACAAGACAAATAAGCCACACATTGTACCAAAGAGTTTCTTAGCTCGGAAGACCATTGGAGGCAATGCCCATGAGAATTGGAGCTTGCTGATGTTGCTCCCATTTCTGATTGGACAATATGTGCCAGAAAATGAACCAGCATGGCTTGtattgatgcatttaaaagataTTGTTGAGCTAGTGGTTGCTCCTGTGCATAATGATGAATCCATCTCATACCTTGAAAGTAAAATAGTTGAACACAGACAGAGGTACCTAGAACTGTTCCCTGATGTCAGACTTCTACCAAAGCACCACTATCTTGAACATTACCCTCAGATGTTGAGGTATTTTGGCCCTCTAACGGCTGTCTGGACAATGCGATTCGAAGCCAAGCATGGTTTCTTTAAGAAGATTATGAAACACACTAGTTGCTTTAAGAATGTACCTTTGACTTTGGCTTCGAAACATCAGCTGATGATCGCTTTCCACATCAACTCACCATCCTATGGTAAATCTAGCCTAGATGTACCTAATGTGTCCACAGTCCCAGTTGATGTACTGAAAGAGGAAGTGGCTCGGGCTATTAGGTCTAAATACCCAAACGCATGTGAAGTGTATCTTGCAAAGAATGCATCAATTAGTGGCATAACTTACAGCAAAGGTATGGTAGTTGCTCATGGATCAGCAGGTGGCTTAGCGGAGTTTGCTGAAATTATTCAGATTTGTATCATCAATGAGAACTTGTTCTTCATTGTGAAAGTGCTGTCAGGGTGGTACAATGAACACTATAGAGCCTTTGAGCTGAACGTGTCACCTTCAAGAGAAGTCAAGCTTTTGGCACTCAGTGAACTCGCTGACACCTATCCATTGGCTGATTACATGGTTGGATCAAACCGGATGGTGACCCTGAAAAGGCATATCCTTATAAAAGGTTGGTTAACAGAGTggcaattaatttatttttatttttatacatctATGCAATATTTTGGTGAAGTTTGGCCTTGA
- the LOC131544454 gene encoding lysophosphatidic acid receptor 6: MSSPTNMTCPNVTFQNPEQAVFIGVYSVVFIFGLTLNLTALVVFFRNSKSRSHIIVYMIHLAFADILLVCTLPVRIYFHSRLGDPHPIICEISGLIMLSNMYSSIFLLTCISFDRCIAVCFPLSSRVREGRKKAWCVCLGIWILTIATSLPIYIKKKQANMNKSNTENFICFGGFPFYATETAPLVSTLIIGFGIPLIVMILSSWGLIRAISKSTAVQTSDLVDSAKIKRMIITNLAIFLFCFLPYHIMLLILSYKPSCSVLTAYRYSLMVACLNAMLDPVAYYFTTETFRREMEFEAVCKIRQMNSHSSDGNNRSRAPLTT; this comes from the coding sequence ATGTCAAGTCCTACGAATATGACATGTCCGAATGTGACATTTCAAAATCCAGAACAAGCCGTTTTTATTGGTGTGTATTCAGTGGTCTTCATATTTGGCCTAACCCTCAACCTGACTGCACTTGTGGTTTTTTTCCGTAACTCTAAATCTCGTTCGCACATCATCGTGTACATGATTCACCTGGCCTTTGCTGATATTCTTCTGGTTTGTACACTTCCTGTCCGGATCTATTTCCACAGTCGGTTGGGGGATCCGCACCCGATTATCTGTGAAATTTCTGGTCTCATAATGCTAAGTAACATGTACAGCAGCATCTTCCTCCTCACATGCATTAGCTTTGACCGTTGCATAGCAGTCTGCTTCCCACTGTCTTCTCGTGTCCGTGAGGGCCGCAAGAAAGCATGGTGCGTGTGTCTGGGAATCTGGATCCTAACTATTGCAACAAGCTTACCGATCTACATCAAAAAGAAGCAAGCCAATATGAACAAATCCAATACAGAGAACTTCATATGTTTTGGTGGTTTTCCTTTCTATGCGACTGAAACAGCTCCTCTTGTTTCCACTCTAATTATTGGGTTTGGGATCCCACTCATCGTTATGATCCTCAGCTCATGGGGGCTCATCCGGGCTATAAGTAAAAGCACGGCTGTCCAGACCAGCGACCTAGTAGACAGCGCAAAGATTAAAAGGATGATCATAACAAACTTGGCCatctttctgttttgttttctgccGTATCATATTATGCTCTTGATACTTTCCTATAAACCTTCGTGCTCAGTGTTAACGGCCTACCGGTATAGCCTCATGGTAGCTTGCCTGAATGCAATGCTGGACCCTGTGGCATACTACTTCACAACAGAGACGTTTCGAAGAGAAATGGAGTTTGAAGCTGTATGCAAAATAAGGCAAATGAACAGTCACAGCTCGGACGGAAACAACCGCTCACGTGCCCCACTTACAACATAA